One Dictyoglomus sp. NZ13-RE01 genomic window carries:
- a CDS encoding oxidoreductase, which produces MECKLLIGGSAGQGIATISSLMSKYFHRMGYYILTMESYQSRIRGGHNFSLIRISDSEVYSIDNNYVDILIALNNETINLHEHEVKEGGYIICDTEMKIDSQSKKILRIPMRKIAVEKTKTRIVENTVVCGALVAMSNGDIEVMKKIISENFKGEDLNKNIVAIEEGYNFGLSLNTKCKEFPKISLKERLLLNGGSAVGLGAIVSNCKFLSSYPMTPGTAVMNFLATYEKDFNIVVEQAEDEISAINMAIGAFFAGARSMVTTSGGGFALMVEGLSLSGMTETPVVIHIAQRPGPATGLPTRTEQADLNFVIHAGHGEFPRYVCAPRDQEDAYYKTIKAFDLAEKYQIPSIILTDQYLIDSIKTIEGLNPPEYKSYRVKGSKDYLRHKITEDGISPFAIPGEFEGLVITDSDEHDEEGHITEDLEIRVKMVNKRMKKLELLYQEVEEPLYFGVEDPEVVFIGWGSTYGAIKEAISKLIKEGYKIGHLHFSDIYPVPKKTIMNFKNKKLFTIEGNYQGQFAGLLRKELCINVEKGLVKYNGMPYFSDEIIEGVKKIMG; this is translated from the coding sequence GTGGAATGTAAACTTTTAATAGGTGGTTCTGCTGGACAGGGAATTGCCACCATATCCAGTCTAATGTCTAAGTATTTTCATAGAATGGGATATTACATCCTAACTATGGAAAGTTACCAGTCAAGAATAAGAGGTGGGCATAACTTTAGCTTAATTAGGATATCTGATAGTGAAGTTTATAGCATTGATAATAATTATGTAGATATATTGATAGCTTTAAATAATGAGACTATTAATTTACATGAGCATGAAGTAAAAGAGGGAGGATATATTATCTGTGATACAGAGATGAAAATTGATTCCCAAAGTAAAAAGATACTAAGAATACCTATGAGAAAGATCGCAGTAGAGAAGACAAAGACAAGAATTGTTGAAAATACTGTGGTTTGTGGGGCGCTTGTAGCAATGAGTAATGGTGATATTGAGGTTATGAAAAAGATAATTTCAGAAAATTTTAAAGGAGAAGATCTGAATAAAAATATTGTTGCAATAGAGGAAGGATATAATTTTGGTCTATCTTTAAACACAAAATGTAAAGAGTTTCCTAAAATATCATTAAAGGAAAGGTTATTATTGAATGGTGGTTCTGCGGTTGGACTTGGAGCTATCGTATCAAATTGTAAATTTTTATCCTCTTATCCAATGACGCCTGGAACAGCAGTTATGAACTTTTTAGCTACTTATGAGAAGGATTTTAATATTGTAGTAGAACAAGCGGAGGATGAAATTTCTGCAATAAATATGGCAATTGGAGCCTTTTTTGCAGGAGCAAGATCAATGGTGACCACATCAGGAGGAGGTTTTGCTCTAATGGTGGAGGGACTAAGTCTTTCAGGGATGACTGAAACACCTGTTGTAATTCATATAGCCCAGAGACCTGGACCAGCTACAGGTCTTCCTACAAGAACCGAACAGGCGGATTTGAATTTTGTTATTCATGCGGGGCATGGAGAATTTCCACGATATGTTTGTGCACCAAGAGATCAAGAGGATGCCTATTATAAGACTATAAAAGCCTTTGATTTAGCTGAAAAGTACCAAATTCCATCCATAATATTAACGGATCAGTATCTGATAGATTCTATTAAGACGATAGAGGGGTTAAATCCGCCAGAATATAAGAGTTATAGAGTTAAGGGAAGTAAGGATTATTTGAGACATAAGATTACAGAAGATGGAATATCTCCCTTTGCAATTCCAGGAGAATTTGAGGGACTTGTGATTACTGATAGTGATGAGCATGATGAAGAGGGACATATTACTGAAGATTTAGAAATAAGAGTGAAAATGGTTAATAAACGCATGAAGAAACTTGAACTTTTATACCAAGAAGTAGAAGAACCCTTATACTTTGGAGTTGAGGATCCTGAAGTAGTATTTATTGGATGGGGTTCAACCTATGGAGCAATTAAGGAAGCCATATCTAAACTGATAAAAGAAGGCTATAAAATAGGACATTTACATTTTTCTGACATTTATCCAGTTCCTAAAAAAACCATTATGAATTTTAAAAATAAGAAGCTTTTTACTATAGAAGGAAACTATCAGGGGCAATTTGCAGGGTTATTAAGAAAAGAGCTTTGTATTAATGTAGAAAAGGGATTAGTAAAGTATAATGGAATGCCCTATTTTTCAGATGAAATTATTGAAGGGGTGAAAAAAATCATGGGGTGA
- a CDS encoding phosphoribosylaminoimidazolesuccinocarboxamide synthase, whose product MGSVKDLIILEPPTERSLGRGRFIFSDRYSVFDYGEMPDHIDDKGKAICIATAYFFEKLEDIGIKTHYLGIVENDTPKSLSELKNPSNVLEFKMVRVLKPELKDNIYDYSIFKKERYNFLLPLEVIYRNSLPQGSSVFKRLEEGSITLEDLGLKEMPKPGDKLEKPIVDFSTKLEVNDRYLNYKTAQEISNLSDEEFRNLIETTLLIDDLITKTVERINLKNEDGKVEYAFGLERDLMLVDAVGTLDECRFTYDGIPVSKEIARIYYRDTEWYKEVELAKKKDRFNWKSYVSTPPHLPKELKELISLIYKAYTNEITQKEWFDTPPLKDLLKRLKE is encoded by the coding sequence ATGGGCAGTGTAAAGGACTTAATAATTTTAGAACCCCCAACGGAACGCAGTTTAGGAAGAGGCAGATTTATCTTTTCAGATAGATATTCTGTTTTTGATTATGGAGAGATGCCAGATCACATTGATGATAAAGGAAAAGCTATTTGTATTGCAACCGCTTATTTTTTTGAAAAGTTAGAGGATATAGGAATAAAAACTCATTATTTAGGAATTGTGGAGAATGATACTCCAAAATCCTTAAGTGAACTTAAGAATCCCAGTAATGTTTTAGAGTTCAAGATGGTAAGAGTTTTAAAACCAGAGTTAAAAGATAACATTTATGATTACTCCATATTCAAAAAAGAACGTTATAATTTTCTTCTTCCCTTAGAAGTGATCTATAGAAATTCTCTACCTCAAGGCTCCTCTGTTTTTAAAAGATTAGAGGAAGGGAGCATTACTCTTGAGGATTTAGGATTGAAGGAAATGCCAAAGCCTGGAGATAAATTAGAAAAACCCATAGTAGATTTCTCTACTAAATTAGAGGTTAATGATAGATATTTAAATTATAAAACTGCACAAGAAATAAGTAACCTATCTGATGAGGAGTTTAGAAACTTGATTGAGACAACATTACTAATTGATGACTTGATTACTAAAACTGTTGAAAGAATAAACTTAAAAAATGAGGATGGAAAAGTAGAATATGCTTTTGGGCTGGAAAGGGATCTTATGCTTGTAGATGCTGTGGGAACTCTTGATGAGTGCAGGTTTACCTATGATGGAATACCTGTTAGTAAGGAGATTGCAAGAATATACTATAGAGATACTGAGTGGTATAAAGAAGTAGAGCTTGCAAAGAAAAAGGATAGATTTAATTGGAAGTCTTATGTTTCAACCCCTCCCCATTTACCAAAGGAATTAAAGGAGTTAATATCTTTGATATATAAGGCTTATACAAACGAAATCACCCAAAAAGAGTGGTTTGATACTCCTCCCCTCAAAGATCTTCTTAAAAGGTTAAAAGAGTGA
- a CDS encoding NrdH-redoxin: protein MTKAKVVIFTTTHCPWCRAAKEYLRQKGVNFYEINVERDPKAAQDLIRLTGQTGVPVILINNRPIVGFNRPLIDQLLKQYEA from the coding sequence ATGACTAAGGCAAAAGTAGTAATATTCACTACAACTCATTGTCCTTGGTGTAGGGCTGCAAAAGAATACCTAAGACAAAAAGGTGTGAATTTTTATGAAATAAATGTAGAAAGAGATCCAAAGGCAGCTCAGGATCTTATTAGATTAACAGGACAAACAGGAGTCCCTGTTATTTTAATAAACAATAGACCAATTGTTGGTTTCAATAGACCATTAATTGATCAATTACTAAAACAATACGAGGCATAG
- a CDS encoding co-chaperone GroES, giving the protein MPNLAVDKVQPLDDRVLIERAEGDEKTSSGIYIPETARETPRIGKVIAVGTDEDLKEKIKVGDYVIFGKYSGDELEIQGKKYLLLQRNDILAIIRE; this is encoded by the coding sequence ATGCCAAATTTAGCTGTAGATAAAGTTCAGCCATTAGATGATAGAGTTCTTATAGAAAGGGCGGAAGGGGATGAAAAAACAAGCTCAGGTATATATATTCCTGAGACAGCAAGAGAAACACCAAGAATTGGAAAGGTTATTGCTGTAGGGACCGACGAAGATTTAAAAGAAAAAATAAAGGTAGGAGATTACGTAATATTTGGGAAATATAGTGGAGACGAATTGGAGATCCAAGGTAAAAAGTATCTCCTCTTGCAAAGAAATGATATTTTAGCAATAATTAGAGAATAA
- the purE gene encoding 5-(carboxyamino)imidazole ribonucleotide mutase has protein sequence MSKPLVIIVMGSDSDLPIMKEAGEVLKSFGVDYEITIASAHRSLERTINVIKNAEEKGVEVIIAGAGGAAHLPGVISGITTLPVIGVPIKTSSLNGLDSLLSIVQMPSGVPVATVAINGAKNAGLLAIQILSIKYPELKEKLKEYKEKMKKEVEEKAKLLDEVGVEEYLKTKKI, from the coding sequence ATGTCAAAGCCATTAGTAATTATTGTTATGGGAAGTGACTCTGATCTTCCTATAATGAAAGAGGCAGGAGAAGTATTAAAATCTTTTGGAGTAGATTACGAGATTACCATAGCCTCCGCCCATCGTAGCTTAGAAAGAACTATTAATGTTATTAAAAATGCAGAAGAAAAAGGAGTAGAAGTCATAATTGCTGGTGCAGGGGGTGCTGCGCATCTTCCAGGAGTAATTTCAGGTATTACTACTTTACCTGTTATTGGTGTCCCCATAAAGACATCCTCCCTGAATGGCTTGGATTCCTTACTCTCAATTGTTCAAATGCCATCTGGCGTTCCTGTAGCAACAGTTGCAATAAATGGAGCCAAAAATGCAGGTCTCTTAGCTATTCAAATTCTTTCTATTAAATATCCTGAGCTCAAAGAAAAACTTAAAGAGTATAAAGAAAAAATGAAAAAAGAAGTAGAAGAAAAAGCAAAATTACTCGATGAAGTTGGGGTAGAAGAATATCTAAAAACGAAGAAAATATAA
- a CDS encoding chromate transporter: MGIYWALIRVFFLIGLFGFGGGYAIIALIRYFVTIQEKWLTSTQFIDVLAISQITPGPIAINSATFIGYKMAGVLGSAIATLASVFAPFILVFSSSYFFHKLNSDKFKRVLENLRPMTFALIISATYSIVSSSLLDFKSFIIFLISIFLSYINFGNIPLRLLLMAILGEILYFLRF, encoded by the coding sequence ATGGGTATATACTGGGCATTGATCAGAGTATTCTTCTTAATTGGGCTTTTTGGTTTTGGTGGGGGATATGCAATTATTGCTCTTATAAGGTACTTTGTTACTATACAAGAGAAATGGCTTACTTCTACCCAATTTATAGACGTACTTGCTATATCACAAATTACTCCTGGTCCTATTGCAATCAATTCTGCTACCTTTATAGGATATAAAATGGCTGGTGTTTTAGGCTCTGCTATTGCCACATTAGCTTCGGTATTTGCTCCTTTTATCCTTGTCTTTTCCTCTTCTTATTTTTTCCATAAATTAAATAGTGATAAATTTAAAAGGGTATTAGAAAATTTGAGACCTATGACCTTTGCCTTAATTATATCTGCTACCTACAGTATTGTTTCTTCATCTCTATTGGATTTCAAAAGCTTTATAATATTTCTAATCTCAATCTTTTTATCCTATATAAACTTTGGAAATATACCTCTCCGCTTGCTATTGATGGCAATCTTAGGAGAAATATTATATTTTCTTCGTTTTTAG
- a CDS encoding chromate transporter, whose product MSYIDLFWVFLKIGWLTLGGGYVMIPLFMEEFVKKRKWVTQDEFLETLTLAQLFPGPIALNFAVAIGYRLKRLKGALVSATAVILPSFVSILVIAIFFLRFEENKFVQGLFYGLRPAIAGLMVFSIYEILSKYKFTYIKIIIAILFTLVLILFKLNPVYIIILALIGSILWVYTGH is encoded by the coding sequence ATGAGCTATATTGATCTTTTTTGGGTATTTTTGAAAATTGGTTGGCTAACTCTTGGTGGTGGGTATGTGATGATTCCTCTCTTTATGGAGGAGTTTGTTAAAAAAAGGAAATGGGTTACTCAGGATGAATTTTTAGAAACATTGACATTGGCTCAGTTATTTCCAGGTCCTATTGCATTAAATTTTGCAGTGGCAATCGGTTATAGATTGAAGAGGTTAAAAGGGGCATTAGTTAGTGCAACTGCTGTGATCCTTCCTTCTTTTGTCTCTATACTTGTTATTGCTATTTTTTTTCTCAGATTTGAGGAAAATAAATTTGTGCAGGGGCTCTTTTATGGGCTTCGCCCTGCAATAGCTGGTCTTATGGTTTTCAGCATATACGAGATATTATCAAAATACAAATTTACTTATATAAAGATAATAATTGCCATACTATTTACTTTGGTATTAATTTTGTTTAAACTAAATCCTGTTTATATAATTATTTTAGCTTTAATTGGTTCTATATTATGGGTATATACTGGGCATTGA
- a CDS encoding glucose-fructose oxidoreductase, whose amino-acid sequence MRWGVVGVGKITRNRFLPALEQVEGAILTAIVTTHPENVKDLAEKYNAKIYEKVEDLENVDVVYIATPNSMHKDQVISCAKKKIHILCEKPIALNSKEAMEMIRACEENGVVLGVANMGRFNPYNVGAKRLLEEGIVGRIGIIKASYSFVNVERDKWRYDLSLSGGGAIMDIGVHVINTLHFWRPNNKIVEIAGINEYFGYEVEQNAGAVARFDDGVIVLMDASYDTSLSVSFEIKGDKGILYVLDTLYQEYDGKVILKRENNFTLFNFYGENQYVLEIKDMEDAIRNKRSPRTDGYEALKDMTVIDAWYQSSKEKRLVRI is encoded by the coding sequence ATGAGATGGGGAGTAGTTGGGGTAGGAAAAATAACGAGAAACAGGTTTTTGCCTGCTTTAGAGCAGGTAGAGGGTGCAATTTTAACTGCAATAGTTACAACCCACCCAGAAAACGTGAAGGATCTTGCAGAAAAGTATAATGCAAAGATCTATGAAAAAGTGGAGGATTTAGAGAATGTGGATGTTGTTTACATAGCAACTCCTAATAGTATGCATAAAGATCAAGTTATCTCCTGTGCTAAGAAAAAGATTCACATACTTTGTGAAAAACCTATTGCTTTAAATTCAAAGGAAGCTATGGAGATGATTAGAGCATGTGAGGAAAATGGGGTTGTTTTAGGGGTTGCAAACATGGGAAGATTTAACCCATACAATGTTGGAGCTAAAAGGCTTTTAGAGGAAGGTATTGTAGGAAGGATCGGGATTATAAAGGCAAGCTATTCTTTTGTGAATGTTGAAAGGGATAAGTGGAGGTATGACCTAAGTCTTTCAGGGGGTGGAGCTATAATGGATATTGGAGTTCATGTGATCAATACTCTACATTTTTGGCGACCAAATAATAAAATAGTTGAGATAGCAGGTATTAATGAATACTTTGGCTATGAGGTTGAACAGAATGCAGGAGCTGTGGCAAGGTTTGATGATGGTGTTATAGTTCTTATGGATGCAAGTTATGACACATCTTTATCTGTATCTTTTGAAATTAAAGGAGATAAAGGAATTTTATACGTTTTAGATACTTTATACCAGGAGTATGATGGAAAGGTGATATTAAAAAGAGAGAATAACTTTACTTTATTTAATTTTTATGGAGAAAATCAGTATGTTTTAGAGATAAAGGATATGGAAGATGCAATAAGAAATAAAAGGAGTCCAAGAACCGATGGATATGAGGCTCTTAAAGATATGACGGTTATAGATGCATGGTATCAGTCCTCAAAAGAAAAAAGATTAGTAAGGATATAG
- a CDS encoding TetR family transcriptional regulator, producing MKMSNTKEKILKCAERLFSLNGYDATSVQDICKEVGISKGAFFHYFPTKESLFLEVLDFWLSELYEKLEEKRKEEKEVFQSIIKMGEIFKDIFSQSEQKLFLFLEFLRRSTKDERIINGLRNYYRRYKEYFSSLIEEGINEGSIKKIDPDLLSRTLISFAIGTILQEIFSPDEDWEKLSLEGMKLILSSIKKEVD from the coding sequence ATAAAAATGAGTAACACAAAAGAAAAAATTTTAAAATGTGCAGAAAGACTCTTTTCCTTAAACGGTTATGATGCAACAAGTGTGCAAGATATTTGCAAGGAAGTAGGTATAAGTAAAGGAGCCTTTTTTCATTATTTCCCCACTAAAGAATCCCTTTTTTTAGAAGTTCTTGATTTTTGGTTATCAGAACTTTATGAGAAACTTGAGGAAAAAAGAAAAGAAGAAAAAGAAGTTTTTCAAAGCATAATAAAGATGGGAGAAATTTTCAAGGATATATTTTCACAATCAGAGCAGAAGCTATTTTTATTTTTGGAATTTCTAAGAAGAAGCACAAAGGATGAAAGAATAATTAATGGTTTAAGAAACTACTATAGAAGGTATAAAGAATACTTTTCAAGCTTAATTGAGGAAGGAATTAATGAAGGAAGTATAAAAAAAATAGATCCAGATCTTCTCTCAAGAACCTTAATTTCCTTTGCTATTGGAACAATATTACAAGAGATCTTCTCCCCTGATGAGGACTGGGAAAAATTAAGCTTGGAGGGAATGAAATTGATTCTTTCAAGTATAAAAAAGGAGGTTGATTAG
- a CDS encoding 3-beta hydroxysteroid dehydrogenase, giving the protein MKVLITGAFGNIGRSAIEEIINQGDEVRCFDIKNKKNEKIYKSLKRLYDGKIEVYWGDITDKDKIKEALKGIDVVVHLAFIIPKLSSTGIESEKAPDISYKINVEGTKNLVSAMQELSSPKKIIFTSSVHIYGLTQHLEPPLTVETPPSPIEHYSQHKIKCEEIIKNSGLDYCIYRLSASFPINLKLDMEMFEISLKNRMEYVHTRDVGLAIAKGVRSDKIWGKILLIGGGPRCHYYYGEMVEKILEGMGIGMLPEEAFSNKPFPTDWMDTRESQELLDYQRRTIEDYVEDLKKALGYKIFFIKLFSPVIRYVLLRKSPYYKRRYIPIKELFKVYRKGLKLN; this is encoded by the coding sequence ATGAAGGTTCTGATAACAGGAGCCTTTGGAAACATTGGAAGAAGTGCCATTGAAGAGATAATAAATCAGGGAGATGAGGTAAGATGCTTTGATATTAAAAATAAAAAGAATGAGAAAATATATAAAAGCTTAAAAAGGCTATATGATGGGAAAATAGAAGTCTATTGGGGAGATATAACAGATAAAGATAAGATAAAAGAAGCATTAAAAGGTATTGATGTTGTTGTACATCTTGCCTTCATCATTCCAAAACTTTCATCTACAGGAATAGAGTCTGAAAAGGCACCAGATATATCTTATAAAATAAATGTGGAAGGAACAAAAAATCTTGTTTCTGCAATGCAAGAACTTTCATCACCAAAGAAAATTATATTTACTTCTTCTGTTCACATTTATGGTTTAACACAACACTTAGAACCCCCTCTTACTGTAGAGACTCCCCCATCTCCCATAGAGCATTACTCACAGCATAAAATAAAATGTGAGGAAATAATTAAAAATTCTGGTTTGGATTATTGTATATACAGATTGTCAGCCTCTTTTCCAATAAATTTAAAGCTTGACATGGAAATGTTTGAAATATCTTTAAAAAACAGAATGGAATATGTACACACAAGAGATGTAGGACTTGCTATTGCAAAAGGAGTAAGAAGTGACAAAATTTGGGGGAAGATACTGCTAATTGGTGGCGGTCCAAGATGCCACTATTACTATGGCGAAATGGTCGAGAAAATTCTTGAAGGAATGGGGATTGGTATGCTTCCTGAAGAGGCTTTTTCTAATAAGCCATTCCCTACAGATTGGATGGATACAAGAGAAAGTCAAGAATTATTAGATTATCAAAGAAGAACTATAGAAGATTATGTAGAAGATCTTAAAAAAGCCTTAGGTTATAAAATATTCTTTATTAAGCTATTCAGTCCTGTTATCAGGTATGTACTCCTTAGAAAATCTCCATATTATAAAAGAAGATACATACCTATAAAAGAACTATTTAAAGTTTATAGAAAAGGGCTAAAACTAAATTAA
- a CDS encoding SAM-dependent methyltransferase: MESKGWNWEKIKDERWDIPSEDVYYLAHRWKEQGKLKFLDLGCGVGRHALFFLKQGFKVYAFDISESGLNILREKAERENLDMNIDLGDMLFLPYPSDFFDSILAYHVIYHTNKKGIKKVISEIWRVLGENSEVYLTFNSKESPSFKNPKHKRIDENTLIKMNDEEEGILHYYVDENEVFDLLRKFKIIKMRYIKEIIPSSGFKYHVLAQKVQTRFIEED; encoded by the coding sequence TTGGAATCAAAGGGATGGAATTGGGAAAAAATAAAAGATGAAAGATGGGACATACCATCAGAGGATGTTTACTATTTGGCTCATAGATGGAAAGAACAAGGCAAATTAAAATTTTTGGACTTAGGATGTGGAGTAGGAAGACATGCTCTATTCTTTCTAAAACAAGGATTTAAGGTGTATGCTTTTGATATTTCTGAGAGTGGTTTAAACATATTAAGAGAAAAAGCTGAGAGAGAAAATTTAGATATGAACATTGATCTGGGAGATATGCTCTTTCTTCCATATCCTTCTGACTTTTTTGATTCCATACTTGCCTATCATGTAATTTATCATACAAACAAAAAAGGAATCAAAAAAGTTATATCAGAGATATGGAGAGTACTAGGAGAAAACAGTGAAGTTTATTTAACCTTTAATTCAAAAGAAAGTCCCAGTTTTAAAAATCCAAAACATAAAAGAATAGATGAAAACACTTTAATAAAGATGAATGATGAAGAAGAAGGGATTCTCCACTACTATGTGGACGAGAACGAAGTGTTTGACCTTCTTAGAAAATTCAAAATTATAAAAATGAGATACATTAAGGAGATAATCCCTTCTTCCGGCTTTAAATACCACGTCTTAGCTCAAAAAGTACAGACGAGATTCATAGAGGAAGATTGA
- a CDS encoding dehydrogenase, with the protein MVRIGMASSAHMHAYSYINCVLKNPDAKLVGIYDEDKERGFNIAKNYGTTFYENYEDLLKNIDGVIICSSNKNHAPLTIKASENGVHVLCEKPLSISIEDGKKMLQSAEKNNIFLMTAFPVRFAPPASRVKEIIDNGTIGEIIGIRASNHGKMPGGWFINKDEAGGGAIMDHTVHVVDLIRWYTGKEFQSVYAEIDTRIYPGLGIDDCGILLLTLENGSFVSLDPSWSRPKVFPTWGDVIMEIVGTKGVISLDVFSQNIVFYNDVGNRITYENWGSNMDYGLIEHFINSIKEKKYPMVTGYDGYKAMEVAIGAYLSYERKKVVNLPL; encoded by the coding sequence ATGGTTAGGATAGGAATGGCAAGTTCTGCCCATATGCATGCTTATAGTTATATAAATTGTGTGTTAAAGAATCCGGATGCCAAATTAGTTGGTATTTATGACGAAGATAAAGAAAGAGGTTTTAATATTGCAAAGAATTATGGTACAACTTTTTATGAAAATTATGAAGATCTATTGAAGAATATTGATGGAGTTATAATTTGCTCCTCAAATAAAAACCATGCTCCTCTAACAATAAAGGCAAGTGAAAATGGCGTGCATGTTCTTTGTGAAAAGCCGCTTTCCATCTCAATTGAGGATGGAAAGAAAATGCTTCAAAGTGCTGAAAAGAATAATATTTTTTTAATGACAGCCTTTCCTGTTAGATTTGCTCCTCCTGCTTCAAGAGTAAAGGAAATAATTGATAATGGCACAATAGGGGAAATTATAGGAATTAGGGCAAGTAATCATGGTAAAATGCCTGGTGGATGGTTCATAAATAAAGATGAGGCAGGTGGCGGGGCAATAATGGATCATACAGTTCATGTAGTTGATCTTATTAGATGGTATACAGGGAAAGAATTTCAAAGTGTTTATGCAGAAATAGATACCAGAATTTATCCAGGACTTGGAATTGATGATTGTGGTATACTTCTTTTAACATTGGAGAATGGGAGTTTTGTGTCTTTAGATCCATCTTGGTCAAGACCAAAGGTTTTTCCCACATGGGGAGATGTAATAATGGAAATAGTTGGAACCAAAGGAGTTATTTCATTAGATGTTTTTTCACAAAATATTGTTTTTTATAACGATGTTGGAAACAGAATAACCTATGAAAATTGGGGAAGTAATATGGATTATGGTTTAATAGAACATTTCATAAATAGCATAAAAGAAAAGAAGTACCCTATGGTAACAGGATATGATGGTTATAAAGCTATGGAAGTTGCTATTGGGGCCTATCTTTCCTATGAAAGAAAAAAGGTAGTCAATCTTCCTCTATGA
- a CDS encoding dehydrogenase translates to MLRVGIIGFGTMGRVHFNAYKSIPETQVVAICEETESLNFPDIKIYRDPLELIRDKNVDLVDICYPTPYHKDLSIFSLREGKHVICEKPLARTLREGEEILNALEKTDRKFFVGHVLRFFPQYEMANSLIMNGTLGKVGVANLRRCGPFPIGRRNWYANFEMSGGVPLDLVIHDFDFARWTFGDVERIYAKGSSPRGQKNIDYFLCVLRHESGVITHVEGSWSHPTGFFMGYEITGEKGMLEFDSRKSNPIQLSLKFLEEKEGKVAYPESPLREDPYTKEIAHFVDCIVNNREPIVNVFDAYKAMEISIKAIESIEKEKVISLKGGKKYG, encoded by the coding sequence ATGCTTAGAGTTGGCATTATAGGGTTTGGAACCATGGGGAGAGTCCATTTCAATGCTTATAAAAGTATTCCAGAAACCCAAGTGGTTGCGATATGTGAAGAAACAGAATCCTTGAATTTCCCCGATATAAAAATATATAGAGACCCTTTAGAACTCATTAGAGATAAAAATGTGGATTTGGTTGATATATGTTATCCTACTCCTTATCACAAAGATTTAAGTATTTTTTCTTTAAGAGAAGGAAAACATGTAATATGTGAAAAACCGTTGGCAAGAACTCTTAGAGAAGGTGAAGAGATCTTAAATGCTTTGGAAAAAACAGATAGAAAATTTTTTGTTGGACATGTTTTAAGATTTTTCCCACAATATGAGATGGCAAACTCTTTAATTATGAATGGGACTTTAGGTAAGGTAGGAGTGGCAAACTTAAGAAGATGTGGCCCTTTCCCAATAGGTAGAAGAAATTGGTATGCTAATTTTGAAATGAGCGGAGGAGTTCCTTTAGATTTAGTTATTCATGATTTTGATTTTGCAAGATGGACTTTTGGAGATGTTGAAAGAATTTATGCAAAAGGTTCATCACCAAGAGGACAGAAAAATATAGATTATTTTTTATGTGTTTTAAGACATGAATCAGGAGTGATTACTCATGTTGAGGGTAGTTGGTCTCACCCTACCGGATTTTTTATGGGATATGAAATTACAGGGGAAAAGGGTATGTTGGAATTTGATAGTAGAAAGAGTAATCCTATTCAGCTAAGCTTAAAGTTTCTTGAGGAAAAGGAAGGTAAGGTAGCCTATCCAGAGAGTCCATTACGTGAAGATCCATATACAAAAGAGATTGCTCATTTTGTTGACTGCATTGTTAATAATAGAGAACCTATCGTTAATGTTTTTGATGCGTATAAAGCAATGGAGATATCCATAAAAGCTATTGAGTCCATAGAGAAAGAAAAAGTTATTTCCTTGAAAGGGGGTAAAAAATATGGTTAG